In a single window of the Zonotrichia leucophrys gambelii isolate GWCS_2022_RI chromosome 2, RI_Zleu_2.0, whole genome shotgun sequence genome:
- the LOC135442997 gene encoding vasoactive intestinal polypeptide receptor-like isoform X3: MHLFVSFILRAVAVFTKDAVLFADETMDHCLMSTVACKAAVAFFQFSILANFFWLLIEGIYLQTLLLLTFVSNKKFVWWFIFTGWGAPTAVMFAWVLTRIHQQNTGCWDDDENGVVLWIIKGPILLTVLINFIIFINVIRILVHKLKSQEGGGSHSSHFVRLAKSTLLLIPLFGVHYIVFAFFPESTGLEARLYIELGLGSFQGFVVALLYCFSNAEVQTELKKQLCKWQHQEYLTFSHRHGALSRETSPVNYVTQLSLLDKISPKRRTSVLQDGVTTV; this comes from the exons ATGCACCTGTTTGTCTCCTTTATCTTGAGAGCCGTTGCTGTTTTCACCAAAGATGCTGTTTTGTTTGCAGATGAAACCATGGACCACTGCCTCATGTCCACG GTTGCTTGTAAGGCTGCTGTGGCCTTCTTCCAGTTCAGTATTTTAGCCAATTTCTTCTGGCTCCTCATCGAAGGGATCTACCTgcaaaccctgctgctgctcacctttGTTTCCAACAAGAAGTTTGTGTGGTGGTTCATATTTACTGGCTGGG GAGCTCCCACTGCTGTCATGTTTGCTTGGGTCCTCACACGAATCCATCAACAGAACACCGG ATGTTGGGATGATGATGAAAATGGAGTGGTGTTATGGATCATCAAAGGCCCCATCCTGCTGACTGTGTTG ATTAACTTTATTATATTCATTAATGTGATCAGGATTCTAGTCCATAAACTGAAAtcccaggagggaggagggagccaTTCAAGCCACTTTGT GAGACTTGCAAAGTCCACGTTGCTGTTGATCCCCCTCTTTGGGGTGCACTACAttgtgtttgcatttttcccTGAGAGCACTGGGCTGGAGGCTCGGCTTTACATCGAGCTGGGCCTGGGCTCATTTCAG ggttttgttgttgctctCCTGTATTGCTTCTCAAATGCAGAG GTTCAAACTGAGCTGAAGAAGCAGCTGTGCAAGTGGCAGCACCAGGAGTACCTGACCTTCAGCCACAGGCACGGGGCTCTGTCCAGGGAAACCAGCCCAGTGAACTACGTcacccagctctccctgctggacAAGATCAGCCCCAAAAGGAGAACCTCTGTGCTCCAGGATGGTGTCACCACTGTCTga
- the LOC135442997 gene encoding vasoactive intestinal polypeptide receptor 1-like isoform X1, with product MSATVLFCILKYQVTGIHPECKIFQQVVKEEALCSEHNESASPDVKGCARDWDGLTCWPRATFGEVVKIPCPRFFEEFTSTHGFLQRNCTQEEYWSEPFPPYTIACGFDEGSSKGPEDQKSYYSAFWRVYTAGYAASVTSLITALIVFAAFRKFHCTRNYIHMHLFVSFILRAVAVFTKDAVLFADETMDHCLMSTVACKAAVAFFQFSILANFFWLLIEGIYLQTLLLLTFVSNKKFVWWFIFTGWGAPTAVMFAWVLTRIHQQNTGCWDDDENGVVLWIIKGPILLTVLINFIIFINVIRILVHKLKSQEGGGSHSSHFVRLAKSTLLLIPLFGVHYIVFAFFPESTGLEARLYIELGLGSFQGFVVALLYCFSNAEVQTELKKQLCKWQHQEYLTFSHRHGALSRETSPVNYVTQLSLLDKISPKRRTSVLQDGVTTV from the exons GTTACTGGAATCCACCCAGAATGCAAAATATTCCAGCAGGTGGTCAAAGAGGAGGCTCTGTGCTCGGAACACAACGAATCTGCCTCACCTGATGTTAAAG gaTGTGCCAGAGATTGGGATGGTTTAACCTGCTGGCCCAGAGCCACTTTTGGGGAAGTGGTTAAAATTCCCTGCCCACGATTTTTTGAAGAGTTCACCAGTACACATg GTTTCCTTCAGAGGAACTGCACACAGGAGGAATATTGGTCAGAGCCATTCCCACCATACACCATTGCCTGTGGCTTTGATGAAGGTTCCAGTAAAGGACCTGAGGATCAG aaATCCTATTATTCTGCATTTTGGCGTGTCTACACCGCTGGCTATGCAGCATCCGTGACGTCGCTCATTACAGCTCTAATTGTCTTTGCTGCCTTCAG AAAATTCCACTGCACACGGAATTACATCCACATGCACCTGTTTGTCTCCTTTATCTTGAGAGCCGTTGCTGTTTTCACCAAAGATGCTGTTTTGTTTGCAGATGAAACCATGGACCACTGCCTCATGTCCACG GTTGCTTGTAAGGCTGCTGTGGCCTTCTTCCAGTTCAGTATTTTAGCCAATTTCTTCTGGCTCCTCATCGAAGGGATCTACCTgcaaaccctgctgctgctcacctttGTTTCCAACAAGAAGTTTGTGTGGTGGTTCATATTTACTGGCTGGG GAGCTCCCACTGCTGTCATGTTTGCTTGGGTCCTCACACGAATCCATCAACAGAACACCGG ATGTTGGGATGATGATGAAAATGGAGTGGTGTTATGGATCATCAAAGGCCCCATCCTGCTGACTGTGTTG ATTAACTTTATTATATTCATTAATGTGATCAGGATTCTAGTCCATAAACTGAAAtcccaggagggaggagggagccaTTCAAGCCACTTTGT GAGACTTGCAAAGTCCACGTTGCTGTTGATCCCCCTCTTTGGGGTGCACTACAttgtgtttgcatttttcccTGAGAGCACTGGGCTGGAGGCTCGGCTTTACATCGAGCTGGGCCTGGGCTCATTTCAG ggttttgttgttgctctCCTGTATTGCTTCTCAAATGCAGAG GTTCAAACTGAGCTGAAGAAGCAGCTGTGCAAGTGGCAGCACCAGGAGTACCTGACCTTCAGCCACAGGCACGGGGCTCTGTCCAGGGAAACCAGCCCAGTGAACTACGTcacccagctctccctgctggacAAGATCAGCCCCAAAAGGAGAACCTCTGTGCTCCAGGATGGTGTCACCACTGTCTga
- the LOC135442997 gene encoding vasoactive intestinal polypeptide receptor 1-like isoform X2, with the protein MRTLRWLLLPLVTGIHPECKIFQQVVKEEALCSEHNESASPDVKGCARDWDGLTCWPRATFGEVVKIPCPRFFEEFTSTHGFLQRNCTQEEYWSEPFPPYTIACGFDEGSSKGPEDQKSYYSAFWRVYTAGYAASVTSLITALIVFAAFRKFHCTRNYIHMHLFVSFILRAVAVFTKDAVLFADETMDHCLMSTVACKAAVAFFQFSILANFFWLLIEGIYLQTLLLLTFVSNKKFVWWFIFTGWGAPTAVMFAWVLTRIHQQNTGCWDDDENGVVLWIIKGPILLTVLINFIIFINVIRILVHKLKSQEGGGSHSSHFVRLAKSTLLLIPLFGVHYIVFAFFPESTGLEARLYIELGLGSFQGFVVALLYCFSNAEVQTELKKQLCKWQHQEYLTFSHRHGALSRETSPVNYVTQLSLLDKISPKRRTSVLQDGVTTV; encoded by the exons GTTACTGGAATCCACCCAGAATGCAAAATATTCCAGCAGGTGGTCAAAGAGGAGGCTCTGTGCTCGGAACACAACGAATCTGCCTCACCTGATGTTAAAG gaTGTGCCAGAGATTGGGATGGTTTAACCTGCTGGCCCAGAGCCACTTTTGGGGAAGTGGTTAAAATTCCCTGCCCACGATTTTTTGAAGAGTTCACCAGTACACATg GTTTCCTTCAGAGGAACTGCACACAGGAGGAATATTGGTCAGAGCCATTCCCACCATACACCATTGCCTGTGGCTTTGATGAAGGTTCCAGTAAAGGACCTGAGGATCAG aaATCCTATTATTCTGCATTTTGGCGTGTCTACACCGCTGGCTATGCAGCATCCGTGACGTCGCTCATTACAGCTCTAATTGTCTTTGCTGCCTTCAG AAAATTCCACTGCACACGGAATTACATCCACATGCACCTGTTTGTCTCCTTTATCTTGAGAGCCGTTGCTGTTTTCACCAAAGATGCTGTTTTGTTTGCAGATGAAACCATGGACCACTGCCTCATGTCCACG GTTGCTTGTAAGGCTGCTGTGGCCTTCTTCCAGTTCAGTATTTTAGCCAATTTCTTCTGGCTCCTCATCGAAGGGATCTACCTgcaaaccctgctgctgctcacctttGTTTCCAACAAGAAGTTTGTGTGGTGGTTCATATTTACTGGCTGGG GAGCTCCCACTGCTGTCATGTTTGCTTGGGTCCTCACACGAATCCATCAACAGAACACCGG ATGTTGGGATGATGATGAAAATGGAGTGGTGTTATGGATCATCAAAGGCCCCATCCTGCTGACTGTGTTG ATTAACTTTATTATATTCATTAATGTGATCAGGATTCTAGTCCATAAACTGAAAtcccaggagggaggagggagccaTTCAAGCCACTTTGT GAGACTTGCAAAGTCCACGTTGCTGTTGATCCCCCTCTTTGGGGTGCACTACAttgtgtttgcatttttcccTGAGAGCACTGGGCTGGAGGCTCGGCTTTACATCGAGCTGGGCCTGGGCTCATTTCAG ggttttgttgttgctctCCTGTATTGCTTCTCAAATGCAGAG GTTCAAACTGAGCTGAAGAAGCAGCTGTGCAAGTGGCAGCACCAGGAGTACCTGACCTTCAGCCACAGGCACGGGGCTCTGTCCAGGGAAACCAGCCCAGTGAACTACGTcacccagctctccctgctggacAAGATCAGCCCCAAAAGGAGAACCTCTGTGCTCCAGGATGGTGTCACCACTGTCTga